DNA sequence from the Bremerella cremea genome:
CTACTTGAAACAAGTCAAGCTGCCCAAACGTCTTGTGGAAGAATTCAGTCACAGCCGCGTTATCGGTCAACAAACGTGGGTTAAAGCACGAGCCGACAACAACTTCAGCACCTTTGAACCGATTCTGGATAAGCTGATTAGCTTAAGCCGCGAAATGGCCGAAGCGATTGGCTATGAAGGGGAGCAATACGACGCGCTGCTCGACTTCTACGAACCCGAAGCCAAGACCGCTCAAGTTCGCCAAGTATTGGAAACCCTGAAGGATCAGTTGGTTCCGCTGGTTGCCGAGATCAAAGACAGTGGGCGATCCCCAAATATCGATCTCCTTAAACGCAGCTATCCGATCTCCTTGCAAGAGCAATTCAGCATTGCAGCGGCCACCAAGATTGGCTTTGATTTCACCTCAGGCCGACTCGATGTGACCCATCATCCTTTTTGCACGACCCTCGGCCCGCACGATTGCCGGATCACCACTCGCTACGACGAAAACTTCTTCCCATCGGCTTTCTTCTCGACACTTCACGAAGCAGGCCATGGGATCTACGAGCAAGGCTTATCCAAAGATTGGTACGGTTTGCCCCCAGGGGCTAGTGCCTCGTTGGGCGTTCACGAATCTCAGTCACGGCTGTGGGAAAACATTGTCGGCCGCAGCTATGCTTTCTGGAGCCACTTCTACCCCGAAGTCAAGAAGTTGTTTCCCGCTGCATTGGGAGACGTTCCGATGAGTGACTTCCACTTCGCGATCAACGAAGTCACTCCTTCCTTGATTCGTGTGGAAGCGGACGAAGCGACGTACAACTTGCACATCATCATTCGTTTCGAGCTGGAACAAGCGCTGCTCTCTGGCGATCTGCAAGTGAAAGACTTGCCAGGTGCCTGGAACGAAAAGTACACCCAACAGTTAGGTATTACCCCGCCCAACGATGCCGATGGCTGCTTGCAAGACGTCCATTGGAGTGCTGGCCTCATGGGCTACTTCCCGACATATAGCCTCGGGAATATCTATTCCGCCCAACTCATGGAACAAGCCCACGAAGACCTGGGCGACCTAGAAGGCATGTTCGCCGTCGGCGAGTTCTCTCCTTTATTAGGCTGGCTCCGAGAAAACGTGCATCAACCAGGGCAATGCTACCCCGGCGACCAACTTGTCGAGCGAGTCTGTGGCGATCCGATCGATTCAGCCCCCTTGATTCGCTACCTTCGCGCGAAACTTGGGCCGCTTTACGGCATCCAACACTAAAGCGATTGTCAGGAAGCGAATAGGTTTAGCGATACCCAAGACTGCGTTCGATATCGCGAGAACGATCCGATAGGCCTGTGCCGGGATCACTGGCGCGGCCGTTCTTCTTGGCAAATGCGCTAGTTGGTTCTGCCTCGTCGTTGCTGTCGTCAGACTTAGCTTGTGTGTTTGTAAAATCGTCCACAAGCCGTTCCTCTTCTTCGACCGGAGGAGCAGACTTCCAGCCCCATCCCCAGGTTTGGCAACCGGGCAAGCAACAAACAAAACTCAGCAGGACAACCATTGTGCGTAGCGGCATCGGACCAATCGCCTCAGACCTGAAAACTTCGTAAACGTGGCGACTTACTTAGCTGATATTCCCAATCCCCACCAGATCAAATGAAAACACCGACTCCGCTCGACGTTTTAGTAATTGCTCCGCACCCCGACGATGCTGAACTTGGTATGGGAGGGGCAATCCTCAAATTCAAAGCCGAAGGGAAGAAGGTCGGGATCTTGGATCTCACCTCCGGCGAACCAACTCCCTTTGGTTCCCTGGAGAAAAGGAGCGCAGAAACGGCAGCCGCCACCGAGATTTTAGGGGTCGACTGGCGAGACAACCTTGGCTTGCCCAATCGCAGTCTGGAAGCAACGCTAGCAGCCCGCGAAAAGCTGGCCTCGGTAATTCGGCTGCTGCGGCCTAACTGGCTGTTTGCTCCTTACTGGGAAGATGCCCATCCCGATCATTTGGCAGCAACTCAGCTCGTGGACGCAGCCCGGTTTTGGGCGAAGCTTAGCAAGACAGATATGCCTGGCGAGCCATTTCATCCACAGCGAATCTACAACTATTACTGTGTCCACTTAAAGATGACTCCTCAGCCAGCGTTCGTACTCGACATCAGCGAGCACTGGGAAGCGAAGCTCG
Encoded proteins:
- a CDS encoding carboxypeptidase M32 — translated: MANHQQIFDQLCDHVRETAKLENINDLLGWDERVMLPEQAGAYRADQITLLAGIVHDRNTDPRLGDWLESLSDCPLTEEANSPAEATIRRIRSDYLKQVKLPKRLVEEFSHSRVIGQQTWVKARADNNFSTFEPILDKLISLSREMAEAIGYEGEQYDALLDFYEPEAKTAQVRQVLETLKDQLVPLVAEIKDSGRSPNIDLLKRSYPISLQEQFSIAAATKIGFDFTSGRLDVTHHPFCTTLGPHDCRITTRYDENFFPSAFFSTLHEAGHGIYEQGLSKDWYGLPPGASASLGVHESQSRLWENIVGRSYAFWSHFYPEVKKLFPAALGDVPMSDFHFAINEVTPSLIRVEADEATYNLHIIIRFELEQALLSGDLQVKDLPGAWNEKYTQQLGITPPNDADGCLQDVHWSAGLMGYFPTYSLGNIYSAQLMEQAHEDLGDLEGMFAVGEFSPLLGWLRENVHQPGQCYPGDQLVERVCGDPIDSAPLIRYLRAKLGPLYGIQH
- the bshB1 gene encoding bacillithiol biosynthesis deacetylase BshB1, whose protein sequence is MKTPTPLDVLVIAPHPDDAELGMGGAILKFKAEGKKVGILDLTSGEPTPFGSLEKRSAETAAATEILGVDWRDNLGLPNRSLEATLAAREKLASVIRLLRPNWLFAPYWEDAHPDHLAATQLVDAARFWAKLSKTDMPGEPFHPQRIYNYYCVHLKMTPQPAFVLDISEHWEAKLASIRCYHSQFIEGRPQEYPTFLDKLHDEASYWGKVIGTRYGEPFTSREPLGLASMGTLV